The proteins below are encoded in one region of Lactuca sativa cultivar Salinas chromosome 3, Lsat_Salinas_v11, whole genome shotgun sequence:
- the LOC111919602 gene encoding protein FAR-RED ELONGATED HYPOCOTYL 3-like, protein MKEFNLEETRWFKDMFTKRDSWIPGYFNDIPMCGLMKTTSRSESMNSFFNSYSESGNLLLNFMMNYDTAIQKQRNTQRELDKTSKKASYKMQTSQEIELQAPKVYISILFFEVQKEIYKASFFCTYSYVGIEDGWEVYIVKHNNSKSEFKNEFKVEIKVEDKEINCSCEHFKLHERYILKIWRKDVISRNYHFSSLQSDSRDCENVKLVNDSCLDIVRDDKKKLALFAEKKQMLLKEFESDYTFTGLKSKTDGEVICKLMVFSIPIPIPKEINIHVPQVQSNKGSRIKKRIPSAGEVAYENSKIEYRMCSGCGK, encoded by the exons ATGAAGGAATTCAATCTTGAAGAGACAAGATGGTTTAAAGACATGTTTACAAAACGTGATTCATGGATACCTGGATATTTTAACGATATTCCAATGTGTGGGTTGATGAAGACTACGTCAAGGTCAGAGAGTATGAATTCATTCTTTAATAGCTACTCAGAAAGTGGTAATTTACTTTTGAATTTCATGATGAATTACGACACTGCCATTCAAAAGCAAAGGAATACTCAACGAGAGCTTGATAAGACATCAAAGAAAGCATCATATAAAATGCAAACATCTCAAGAAATAGAACTACAAGCACCAAAAGTTTATATAAGTATATTATTTTTTGAGGTGCAAAAGGAAATATATAAAGCAAGTTTTTTCTGTACATACTCGTATGTTGGTATTGAAGATGGGTGGGAAGTTTACATTGTGAAACACAACAATAGTAAAAGcgaatttaaaaatgaatttaag GTTGAAATAAAAGttgaagataaagaaataaattgcAGTTGTGAACATTTCAAGC TTCATGAAAGGTACATTTTGAAAATATGGAGAAAGGATGTGATATCAAGAAATTATCATTTTAGTTCTCTTCAATCCGATTCAAGGGATTGTGAGAATGTGAAGCTAGTTAATGATTCATGTTTGGATATTGTAAGAGATGACAAAAAGAAATTGGCTTTGTTTGCTGAGAAAAAACAGATGTTGTTGAAGGAATTTGAGAGTGATTATACATTTACTGGATTGAAAAGCAAGACGGATGGTGAAGTCATATGCAAGCTTATGGTTTTttctattcctattcctattccaaAAGAGATTAATATTCATGTTCCTCAAGTTCAAAGCAATAAAGGTTCTAGAATCAAGAAAAGAATTCCAAGTGCAGGTGAAGTAGCATATGAAAATTCTAAAATAGAATACAGAATGTGCTCAGGATGTGGAAAATGA